Proteins encoded in a region of the Acidobacteriota bacterium genome:
- a CDS encoding AMP-binding protein, producing the protein MDLLTELFEHPVPTATALCSVDGQAVTYAGLASLGVHNRAFLRRRGLGVADRVAMLTANGPEAAVAFLTVAAASASAPLNPAYSARELEFYLNDLRPGALLVTAGLSTPATGIARRLGIDVLTLDPASGTLSAETPESRPASADGAPHPEDVALLLHTSGTTARPKLVPLTQRNLCTSARNIAATLHLTPADRCLNVMPLFHIHGLVGAVLSSLSAGAAVVCAPGLQMQPFFDWLEHRQATWYTAVPTMHQAILARCTGPRHRLRFIRSSSAALPPSVMAALEQAFGVPVLESYGMTEAAHQMASNPVPPAIRKPGSVGKAAGPEIRIAGGEVQIRGRNVTAGYASNPEANAAAFSDDGWFRTGDQGYIDEDGYLFLTGRIKELINRGGEKIAPREIDEALLEHPDIQQAVAFAVPHARLGEDVGVAVVARAGATLTTNDVIEFAAARLSDFKVPRIVRIVSEVPRGSTGKIQRIGLAAALGVGAIEDKRAGIAATPPRSDVETALHEIWSDVLRAPAFGVHDEFASLGGDSLAAAEVAVRVTGRFGIQIPFVTFRTTPTIAGMADAIGGIARAGVPRITPGLIPLRSDGSQPPLYCVAGHGGLLLEFAGLAQHLDRPMLAFEPPVGGEFSIESLATRYLQALKAHQPTGPYHLMGHCFGGFVAYEMACQLADEGQPASHLTLIESFHPQWMRDQSVQRRAWIRLTHAFRRAGFHVRNLLRSSSPATYVRQRYARLQRDRREDAAQAMANRASVRAYQSRAYRGRVLIVAPTDPRAGRYPAPLLGWQRFVAGPVECVTVADSLQGLLREPAVMEVATLMTRHSSPSG; encoded by the coding sequence ATGGATCTCCTCACCGAACTGTTTGAGCACCCCGTTCCCACTGCGACGGCGCTCTGTTCGGTGGATGGGCAGGCAGTGACTTACGCCGGACTCGCCTCGCTCGGCGTCCACAATCGCGCTTTCCTGCGCCGTCGTGGACTTGGCGTCGCGGATCGCGTGGCCATGCTCACCGCGAACGGACCGGAAGCGGCGGTCGCGTTTCTCACTGTCGCCGCGGCCTCGGCGTCAGCGCCTCTGAACCCGGCGTACTCGGCACGCGAACTCGAGTTCTATCTGAACGACCTTCGGCCGGGGGCCTTGTTAGTGACCGCCGGCCTCAGTACACCGGCCACCGGCATCGCCCGCCGTCTCGGTATCGATGTACTGACGCTTGACCCGGCCTCTGGGACTCTCTCGGCTGAGACGCCCGAAAGTCGTCCGGCGTCTGCGGATGGTGCGCCACATCCCGAAGATGTGGCCCTGCTGCTGCACACGTCGGGCACCACGGCCCGGCCCAAGCTCGTGCCGCTGACGCAGCGCAATCTCTGCACGTCGGCCCGGAACATTGCGGCCACACTGCATCTCACACCGGCCGACCGGTGCCTGAATGTGATGCCGCTGTTTCATATTCACGGACTCGTCGGCGCCGTGTTGTCGTCACTCTCGGCCGGGGCCGCGGTGGTCTGTGCGCCCGGTCTCCAGATGCAGCCGTTCTTCGATTGGCTCGAGCATCGTCAGGCGACCTGGTACACGGCGGTCCCCACGATGCATCAGGCCATCCTGGCGCGGTGCACCGGGCCACGACATCGTCTTCGCTTCATCCGGTCTTCCTCGGCTGCTTTGCCTCCATCCGTCATGGCCGCGCTTGAGCAGGCCTTTGGTGTGCCGGTGCTTGAGTCGTACGGCATGACGGAAGCCGCGCACCAGATGGCGTCGAATCCGGTGCCGCCGGCCATTCGCAAGCCGGGTTCGGTGGGGAAGGCAGCCGGGCCGGAGATCAGGATTGCTGGGGGCGAAGTTCAGATTCGCGGAAGGAACGTCACTGCGGGGTACGCCTCAAACCCCGAGGCCAACGCGGCCGCGTTTTCGGACGACGGTTGGTTTCGTACCGGAGATCAGGGCTACATCGACGAAGACGGATACCTCTTCCTGACGGGCCGCATCAAGGAGTTGATCAATCGTGGCGGCGAGAAGATTGCGCCACGGGAGATCGACGAGGCGCTGCTTGAACATCCCGACATTCAACAGGCCGTGGCCTTCGCCGTGCCACACGCGCGCCTGGGTGAGGATGTTGGCGTGGCCGTGGTCGCCCGGGCCGGCGCCACGCTGACCACGAACGATGTGATCGAATTTGCGGCCGCGCGCCTCTCTGATTTCAAAGTCCCCCGCATCGTCCGAATCGTCAGCGAGGTGCCCAGAGGGTCGACGGGCAAGATCCAGCGAATCGGCCTGGCGGCCGCCCTTGGGGTTGGTGCGATAGAGGACAAGCGGGCAGGGATCGCGGCCACACCCCCGCGCAGCGACGTGGAAACCGCGCTGCACGAGATCTGGTCCGACGTGCTGCGCGCGCCGGCATTCGGCGTCCACGACGAGTTCGCGTCGCTCGGAGGCGACTCGCTGGCCGCAGCCGAGGTGGCGGTGCGTGTCACCGGCCGGTTCGGTATTCAGATCCCGTTCGTGACATTCCGCACGACTCCGACGATTGCCGGAATGGCTGACGCCATCGGGGGGATTGCACGAGCAGGCGTGCCACGAATCACTCCCGGGTTGATACCCCTCAGGAGCGACGGGTCGCAGCCGCCACTCTACTGTGTGGCCGGCCATGGCGGGCTGCTGCTTGAATTCGCCGGCCTGGCGCAACACCTCGACCGGCCGATGCTCGCGTTCGAGCCGCCCGTTGGAGGGGAGTTCAGTATCGAGTCGCTGGCCACCCGGTATCTCCAAGCGCTCAAAGCGCACCAGCCGACGGGGCCGTATCACCTCATGGGCCACTGTTTCGGTGGATTCGTTGCCTACGAGATGGCCTGCCAACTGGCTGACGAGGGACAGCCGGCATCACATCTGACATTGATCGAGAGCTTCCATCCTCAATGGATGCGTGATCAGTCTGTCCAGAGGCGCGCCTGGATTCGTCTGACCCACGCATTCCGTCGGGCGGGCTTTCACGTACGCAATCTACTGCGGAGCTCGTCGCCAGCCACGTATGTCCGGCAGCGTTATGCGCGGCTCCAGCGCGACCGTCGTGAAGACGCTGCGCAGGCCATGGCCAACCGCGCGTCCGTCCGCGCCTATCAGTCCCGCGCCTATCGCGGGCGTGTCCTCATCGTCGCGCCGACCGATCCGCGCGCAGGCCGGTACCCGGCACCGCTCCTGGGCTGGCAGAGGTTTGTTGCAGGGCCGGTAGAGTGCGTCACGGTGGCCGATTCGCTGCAGGGACTGCTTCGTGAGCCCGCCGTCATGGAAGTGGCCACACTCATGACGCGCCACTCGTCGCCGAGTGGGTGA
- a CDS encoding helix-turn-helix transcriptional regulator, translated as MGKDGLGEFELLVLLACMRLGEDKAYAVAIVDAIRERTGREIHRAAVYVTLQRLEEKGLITTRLGESLPERGGKARRLVQVQPAGKVAVRESRQAFQRMWTGLASQLEQR; from the coding sequence ATGGGCAAGGACGGTCTGGGCGAGTTTGAGCTGCTGGTGCTGCTGGCCTGCATGCGATTGGGGGAGGACAAGGCCTACGCCGTCGCCATCGTGGACGCGATTCGTGAACGCACCGGTCGCGAGATACACCGCGCGGCCGTTTACGTGACCCTGCAGCGACTCGAAGAAAAGGGGCTGATCACCACACGCCTCGGCGAGTCGCTTCCCGAGCGCGGCGGAAAGGCGCGGCGCCTGGTTCAGGTGCAGCCGGCCGGCAAGGTGGCGGTACGCGAGTCCCGCCAGGCATTCCAGCGCATGTGGACCGGACTCGCCTCGCAGCTGGAGCAGCGATGA
- a CDS encoding PorT family protein has product MKKLFVVGMMVVVLTSSTAAWAQVGGGIKAGVNFARVSGSDEDPGRRIGAIAGVFMTVGLGSVFAIQPEVVFSMQGTKFSFGTAKADYVQVPLLLRIGSSSKAGASVYGLVGPSVGIYVRDEGFTDDLKRTDVGLVAGAGVTFSRLLVEARYTAGLTEFSKGTTAYKHRVWSLMAGLHF; this is encoded by the coding sequence ATGAAGAAACTATTTGTCGTGGGCATGATGGTGGTGGTACTCACGTCGTCGACCGCCGCGTGGGCGCAGGTCGGCGGTGGAATCAAGGCCGGCGTGAACTTCGCCAGGGTCTCCGGATCTGACGAAGATCCCGGACGACGTATCGGTGCGATCGCAGGCGTTTTCATGACGGTCGGCCTGGGCTCGGTATTTGCGATTCAGCCCGAAGTCGTCTTCTCCATGCAGGGCACCAAGTTTTCATTCGGGACGGCCAAAGCGGATTACGTCCAGGTGCCGCTCCTGCTACGAATCGGCAGTTCGTCCAAGGCCGGTGCAAGTGTGTACGGCCTGGTAGGGCCTTCAGTGGGCATCTACGTGCGCGATGAAGGCTTCACAGACGACCTGAAGCGCACCGATGTCGGGCTGGTCGCCGGGGCCGGTGTGACGTTCTCACGGCTGCTGGTGGAAGCGCGATATACCGCGGGCCTGACGGAATTCAGCAAGGGCACGACGGCCTACAAACACCGCGTCTGGTCGCTCATGGCCGGCCTGCACTTTTAG
- a CDS encoding SMP-30/gluconolactonase/LRE family protein translates to MRQALRHFPADLLLAARRVFAREFVQVERISPALDRIVAPGTVPERIAEGFGYTEGPVWMPEGHLLFGDLPHNVIRRWTPPGRVEVIRLRSGYADADIPPGRAMGSNGMTRDAEGRLTICEPGNRRVTRLEPDGRLTILADRFEGKRLNSPNDLVYRSDGSLYFTDPPHGLLHEDRDQLKELPFNGVYRYADGRLQVLSTDLRRPNGIAFSPGEEYLYVSNSDPRRKIWMRYDVRPDGSITNGRVFLDLNARYGQPPDGLKVDQEGHVYCTCPGGLCVVSPQGVVLGFIRTKYEPSNCAWGDDGRTLYMTAVRCLYRIRLQIPGAPWPSIPRVILHDQRNDETW, encoded by the coding sequence ATGAGGCAGGCACTTCGGCACTTCCCTGCAGATCTACTCCTCGCGGCGCGCCGTGTATTTGCGCGCGAGTTCGTCCAGGTTGAACGGATCTCGCCGGCGCTCGATCGCATTGTCGCTCCAGGGACCGTGCCCGAAAGAATCGCGGAGGGCTTCGGTTATACCGAAGGACCTGTCTGGATGCCCGAAGGTCACCTGCTGTTTGGCGATCTGCCGCACAACGTGATCCGTCGATGGACGCCGCCAGGCCGCGTGGAGGTGATTCGCCTGAGGAGCGGATACGCCGATGCCGATATTCCGCCCGGCCGCGCCATGGGGTCCAACGGTATGACACGAGACGCGGAGGGCCGGCTGACGATTTGTGAGCCCGGCAATCGGCGGGTGACCCGGCTCGAACCCGACGGCCGCCTGACGATTCTCGCGGATCGATTCGAAGGCAAACGCCTGAACAGTCCCAATGATCTGGTCTACCGGTCCGATGGCTCGTTGTATTTCACCGATCCACCTCATGGCCTGTTGCACGAGGACCGGGACCAGCTGAAGGAACTGCCCTTCAACGGCGTCTATCGGTATGCCGACGGGCGCCTTCAGGTGCTCAGCACAGACCTGCGGCGGCCAAACGGCATCGCGTTCTCGCCCGGCGAGGAGTACCTCTATGTCTCAAATTCCGACCCTCGCAGAAAAATCTGGATGCGCTACGACGTGCGCCCGGACGGGTCGATCACCAACGGCCGTGTTTTCCTGGATCTGAACGCTCGCTATGGCCAGCCGCCCGATGGCCTCAAGGTTGACCAGGAAGGCCACGTGTACTGCACCTGTCCCGGCGGTCTCTGCGTGGTGAGCCCGCAAGGGGTAGTGCTCGGTTTTATCCGCACCAAATACGAGCCGTCCAATTGTGCCTGGGGCGATGATGGCCGCACGCTGTACATGACCGCGGTGCGATGCCTCTATAGAATCCGCCTGCAAATTCCCGGCGCCCCGTGGCCGTCCATCCCGCGTGTTATTCTCCACGACCAGAGGAACGACGAGACTTGGTAA
- a CDS encoding Gfo/Idh/MocA family oxidoreductase, with protein MVSIGLIGYGYWGPNLARNIGASKTCRLAAIADPAPLCLAAAGRTHPGVTLLPNGGDLIADPYIDAVVVATPAQSHFELAMAALRAGKHVLVEKPLARTSDQALALIEESQRRGLVLMVDHTYVFSPAIGKIAETVQSGGLGDLQRWDSARLNLGLVRNDVNVVWDLAAHDFGILDHVLSAPPSALRATGVRPDGADAEHLAEVTLDFPGGLIAHITVSWISPIKVRRTLITGSRGTLVYDDQRADALTIHERAVPLDAAEPLSRAIDHFAGCVSRHERPMVDGEAGLRVIRLLEAADQSLRRSGQVVSLDADRVVV; from the coding sequence TTGGTAAGCATCGGGTTGATTGGGTACGGGTACTGGGGACCCAACCTTGCGCGAAATATTGGGGCGTCAAAAACGTGCCGGCTGGCCGCAATCGCCGACCCAGCTCCGCTGTGCCTCGCCGCGGCGGGTCGCACGCATCCCGGTGTCACTCTGCTGCCGAACGGCGGCGACCTCATCGCAGACCCATACATCGATGCGGTGGTTGTCGCCACACCAGCGCAGTCGCATTTCGAACTCGCGATGGCCGCGCTCCGCGCCGGGAAACATGTGCTGGTCGAGAAACCGCTCGCCAGAACCTCCGACCAGGCGCTGGCCCTCATTGAGGAAAGCCAGCGTCGGGGCCTCGTCCTGATGGTGGATCACACCTACGTGTTTTCGCCCGCCATCGGCAAAATCGCCGAGACCGTTCAATCCGGCGGACTGGGCGACCTCCAGCGATGGGACTCCGCGCGACTCAATCTGGGGTTGGTCCGCAACGACGTCAACGTGGTGTGGGACCTGGCGGCGCACGACTTCGGCATTCTCGACCACGTGCTGTCAGCGCCGCCGTCGGCACTAAGAGCTACTGGCGTAAGACCCGACGGGGCCGATGCCGAGCATCTGGCGGAGGTGACGCTCGACTTCCCCGGGGGTCTGATCGCGCACATCACCGTGAGCTGGATCTCTCCGATCAAAGTGCGCCGGACACTCATTACCGGCAGCCGCGGCACACTCGTGTACGACGATCAGCGGGCGGACGCGTTGACGATACATGAGCGCGCCGTTCCTCTTGATGCGGCCGAGCCGCTGTCGCGTGCGATCGATCACTTTGCCGGCTGTGTCTCCAGGCACGAACGTCCGATGGTGGACGGCGAGGCGGGCCTGCGCGTGATCAGGCTGCTTGAAGCGGCAGACCAGTCACTGCGCCGCAGCGGTCAAGTCGTGAGTCTCGACGCAGATCGGGTCGTCGTGTGA
- a CDS encoding thioredoxin domain-containing protein yields MRLMGAVLAALVLTAAPACAQTSEIEALRRELAAVKEDLANLRATLGRPRPEVDLTGAPTKGNPDAQVALVEFSDYECPFCIRHFRETMPMIEKNYIATGKILYAFRDFPIDALHPQAVKAHEAAQCGLEQGKFWEMHNTLFGAPAQHSVEGLEATATQAGVNLAPFRECIASGRTTDGIRKTADLAASFGANGTPAFFIGVFDKATNQVKVTRAISGAIPFAQFAQALEAALAQAAVKR; encoded by the coding sequence ATGCGATTGATGGGAGCGGTGCTGGCGGCTCTGGTGCTGACGGCGGCGCCTGCGTGCGCTCAGACGTCGGAGATCGAGGCGCTGCGAAGAGAGTTGGCGGCGGTCAAAGAGGACCTGGCCAATTTGCGCGCCACGCTTGGCCGTCCGCGGCCCGAAGTGGATCTGACCGGTGCGCCAACCAAAGGCAACCCGGATGCCCAGGTCGCGCTCGTGGAGTTCTCAGACTACGAGTGCCCGTTCTGCATCCGGCACTTCCGCGAGACGATGCCGATGATCGAAAAGAACTACATCGCCACGGGGAAAATTCTGTATGCCTTCCGCGACTTCCCCATCGACGCGCTGCACCCGCAGGCGGTGAAGGCGCATGAAGCGGCACAGTGCGGCCTGGAACAGGGCAAGTTCTGGGAGATGCACAACACGCTCTTTGGCGCGCCCGCGCAGCATTCCGTGGAAGGGCTCGAGGCGACGGCGACTCAGGCCGGAGTGAACCTCGCGCCGTTCCGCGAGTGTATTGCCAGCGGCCGCACGACTGACGGCATCAGAAAGACTGCAGACCTTGCGGCCAGCTTTGGCGCCAATGGCACGCCGGCGTTTTTTATCGGCGTCTTTGACAAGGCCACCAATCAGGTCAAGGTCACCCGTGCGATCAGCGGGGCCATTCCGTTTGCGCAGTTCGCGCAGGCGCTCGAGGCGGCGCTGGCGCAGGCCGCTGTGAAGCGCTAA
- a CDS encoding ABC transporter permease, whose amino-acid sequence MKAPLLARLLIRLAAPSSRREDALGDLEEAHRARRTSGATAAWCRSLVDAAIIAAAFVWHRLAPSPGRPPQYFVTFADLRLGVRLLVRQPLTAVTTIVALAVGIGLATVGFATMEAMLFSQLPFDGGDRFVRIEALAQRDRTPVRLEAASYARLTSLPSLAHVGAATGGRESVALPTGSVEELSLTAMTPSSFAFLAAAPLSGRLLTSQDAVPGAPRVALLSEAVWRRTLNGAPAVGATIDVAGTAHTVVGVMPSAFGFPNSPDVWLPLDERFQHGDAVPDGDARLFGVRVPGSSMEQLTTQLNGVSSQVRPLRGNETVSLEARSYTDLGEIAPVLATVIVIAVCAVLIVIAANVGNLILARSFARSREFALRAALGASRARLVAQVMTEVLVLGTIAALVGSLSAQVVLRRFNTMDEIPYWVDFAGGPVTAGLVAAVTLLASAIAGAWPAMKATRRDVLQGLQAGDGRSSDVKFGRLSGAIVVSQIAVSVVMLHGALVVAQAFRDYTDVQLDLPANVLTMGVGVNAVRAAADGSRRAPLTAGDVERIVALVPGVISVGAATALPRHSPSLSLVEVEALPGTRTVPAMLAPSAAVSASFFDALGTSVRAGRSFAENDGRPGAPPVAIVNEPFARDAFGGAPLGRRFRVVTDNAAGPWREVVGVVPDLGLSVGDPALSGGYYVPLTVDTNVVFLAMRVKGEPLRYSEPVRRALRERDPDLVPYRAERLEDVNLDDRAFFANFSTVLVGLGVVTLVLALAGVYSMMSLIVSRRTREIGIRTALGARSGQVITAIGGRAAAQIGAGGVIGAALALASLEGRSLLVSRLGDGGAWTLPLVMGVLMAAGLVATWVPLRRALRIRPQDALRAD is encoded by the coding sequence ATGAAGGCGCCTCTGCTGGCACGCCTCCTCATTCGGTTGGCGGCCCCGAGTTCGAGGCGTGAGGATGCCCTCGGGGATCTGGAAGAGGCGCACCGTGCCCGCCGGACCTCGGGCGCAACAGCGGCATGGTGCCGATCCCTTGTTGATGCGGCGATCATCGCCGCGGCGTTTGTCTGGCATCGCCTGGCGCCTTCGCCCGGCCGGCCGCCGCAGTATTTCGTGACGTTTGCGGATCTGCGTCTTGGCGTGCGCCTGCTGGTGCGCCAACCGCTCACTGCGGTGACGACCATCGTTGCGTTGGCCGTGGGCATCGGCCTCGCCACTGTGGGATTCGCCACCATGGAGGCCATGCTGTTCAGCCAGTTGCCGTTCGACGGCGGCGACAGGTTCGTGCGCATTGAAGCGCTGGCCCAACGTGATCGCACTCCGGTGCGACTGGAGGCTGCAAGCTACGCGCGGCTGACGTCGTTGCCGTCTCTTGCCCACGTGGGGGCGGCCACGGGAGGGCGCGAGAGTGTGGCGCTGCCCACCGGGTCTGTTGAAGAGCTCTCACTGACCGCGATGACACCCTCATCGTTTGCCTTCCTCGCGGCCGCACCGTTGTCCGGTCGGCTCCTGACGTCTCAAGACGCGGTTCCCGGGGCACCGCGTGTCGCGCTCCTGTCTGAAGCCGTCTGGCGCCGGACGTTGAACGGTGCACCTGCCGTTGGCGCGACGATTGATGTCGCGGGGACTGCACATACGGTGGTGGGCGTGATGCCGTCCGCATTCGGCTTTCCGAATTCCCCTGATGTGTGGCTTCCCCTCGATGAGCGCTTTCAGCACGGCGACGCGGTGCCCGACGGTGATGCCCGCCTGTTTGGCGTGCGCGTGCCTGGGTCATCCATGGAGCAGTTGACGACGCAGCTGAATGGTGTGTCGTCACAGGTACGTCCGCTGCGCGGCAATGAAACGGTGAGTCTGGAAGCACGCTCGTACACAGACCTGGGCGAGATCGCGCCAGTGCTGGCCACTGTCATCGTCATCGCCGTCTGCGCGGTCCTGATCGTGATCGCAGCGAATGTCGGCAATCTCATTCTGGCGCGCTCGTTTGCCCGCTCGAGGGAGTTCGCGCTGCGGGCGGCGTTGGGTGCGTCGCGGGCGAGGCTCGTGGCCCAGGTGATGACCGAGGTGCTGGTGCTGGGCACGATTGCCGCCCTGGTCGGCAGCCTCAGTGCGCAAGTCGTGCTTCGCCGGTTCAACACGATGGATGAAATCCCGTACTGGGTGGACTTTGCGGGAGGGCCGGTCACGGCGGGCCTCGTCGCAGCCGTGACGCTGTTGGCGTCGGCGATTGCCGGCGCCTGGCCGGCGATGAAGGCCACGCGACGAGACGTGCTGCAGGGACTCCAGGCCGGTGACGGCAGGTCCAGCGACGTGAAATTCGGCCGGCTCTCGGGCGCCATCGTCGTGTCGCAAATCGCCGTCTCGGTGGTGATGTTGCACGGTGCGCTCGTTGTGGCCCAGGCCTTTCGCGATTACACCGACGTGCAGCTCGACCTGCCGGCCAATGTGTTGACGATGGGCGTTGGCGTCAACGCCGTGCGCGCGGCTGCGGATGGATCGCGCCGTGCGCCCCTCACGGCCGGTGATGTTGAGCGAATTGTCGCCCTGGTTCCCGGCGTGATCAGTGTGGGTGCGGCCACCGCGTTGCCACGCCACAGTCCATCACTGAGCCTCGTCGAGGTTGAAGCGCTTCCCGGTACGAGGACTGTCCCGGCCATGCTGGCGCCATCGGCCGCGGTGTCAGCATCGTTCTTTGACGCGCTTGGGACGTCGGTACGCGCGGGTCGATCATTTGCTGAGAACGACGGCCGCCCGGGCGCCCCTCCGGTCGCCATCGTGAATGAGCCGTTTGCCCGCGACGCGTTTGGTGGCGCCCCCCTGGGTCGCCGCTTCCGCGTGGTGACCGACAACGCTGCGGGACCGTGGCGTGAAGTGGTTGGCGTGGTGCCTGACCTCGGCTTGAGCGTCGGCGATCCCGCGCTCAGCGGCGGCTACTACGTGCCGCTGACGGTGGACACCAACGTCGTGTTTCTCGCGATGCGCGTGAAAGGGGAGCCGCTCCGCTATAGCGAGCCGGTGCGACGCGCGCTCAGGGAGCGAGACCCCGACCTCGTACCGTACCGCGCGGAGCGCCTCGAGGATGTGAACCTGGACGACCGCGCGTTCTTCGCCAACTTCTCAACGGTGCTGGTGGGGCTGGGCGTGGTGACGCTCGTGCTCGCCCTGGCCGGCGTGTATTCGATGATGTCGCTCATCGTGTCTCGTCGCACTCGTGAGATTGGCATTCGCACGGCGCTCGGCGCCCGATCCGGCCAGGTCATCACCGCGATTGGTGGGCGTGCTGCCGCGCAAATCGGCGCAGGGGGTGTCATCGGGGCCGCGCTGGCGTTGGCCTCGCTCGAAGGCCGGTCGCTCCTCGTTTCGCGACTCGGTGATGGAGGAGCGTGGACGCTTCCGCTGGTCATGGGCGTGCTGATGGCGGCCGGCCTGGTGGCCACGTGGGTCCCCTTGCGCCGTGCCCTGCGGATTCGGCCGCAGGACGCATTGCGCGCAGACTGA
- the pyk gene encoding pyruvate kinase, translating into MRRTKIIATLGPATIDGAVIGAMIAAGADVCRLNFSHGTAEEHAAVCRAVRAEAQAVGRNMLVFQDLSGPKIRTGRLASPIMLTAGTEVLMTLGDDEGGPDRIPTAFAPLFSSVAPGQRLLLDDGRLELVVTAVEPGRLVARVVEGGVLESRKGITAPGAVMQTPSLTPKDRDDLLAGIAMGVDAVALSFVQSPDDVVQARAAAAAAGAADMPIIAKIERPSAVERIDEIVAISDAVMIARGDLGIEMPLERVPAVQRRILLAARRRGVPVIVATEVLESMRLSSRPTRAEVTDATHAVDEGADAIMLSGETAVGRHPVRVVATLAAIIEQAERDMALAGGHGGIVVPPGAVISSRHGLALCEAAVTLARRAGATAIVAVTKKGMTPRVLAALRPASRIIAATPNPQTAARLELVWGVTPMLTPAATLPAVREMLLARALVPVGETLVFVAMHAGLGQEADNFLVVERM; encoded by the coding sequence ATGAGACGCACCAAGATCATCGCCACGCTCGGCCCGGCCACCATCGACGGCGCAGTGATCGGCGCCATGATTGCCGCGGGTGCGGATGTGTGCCGCCTGAATTTCTCTCACGGCACGGCCGAAGAACACGCGGCGGTGTGCCGCGCGGTTCGCGCAGAGGCACAGGCCGTGGGACGCAACATGCTGGTGTTCCAGGACCTGTCCGGTCCAAAGATCCGGACGGGTCGTCTCGCCTCGCCGATCATGCTCACAGCCGGCACCGAGGTGCTGATGACGCTCGGCGACGACGAGGGGGGGCCAGACCGGATCCCCACGGCCTTTGCGCCATTGTTCTCATCTGTCGCGCCGGGCCAGCGCCTGTTGCTCGACGACGGCCGGCTCGAACTGGTGGTGACCGCCGTTGAACCAGGGCGATTGGTGGCCAGGGTCGTCGAAGGCGGTGTGCTGGAAAGCCGCAAGGGGATCACCGCGCCCGGCGCCGTCATGCAGACGCCCTCGCTGACACCCAAGGACCGCGACGATCTGCTGGCGGGCATCGCCATGGGCGTCGATGCGGTGGCGCTCAGCTTCGTGCAGTCGCCAGACGATGTGGTGCAGGCGCGAGCGGCGGCGGCGGCCGCAGGGGCGGCCGACATGCCGATCATCGCGAAGATCGAGCGGCCCTCGGCCGTGGAACGGATTGACGAGATCGTGGCCATCAGCGACGCCGTCATGATCGCGCGCGGCGACCTCGGCATTGAGATGCCGCTCGAGCGCGTGCCTGCCGTCCAGCGGCGCATCCTGCTGGCCGCGCGGCGGCGCGGCGTGCCGGTGATCGTGGCGACGGAAGTCCTGGAGTCGATGCGACTCTCATCGCGTCCCACGCGGGCGGAAGTGACCGACGCGACACATGCCGTGGACGAGGGCGCAGACGCCATCATGCTGTCGGGAGAAACCGCCGTCGGCCGCCATCCGGTGCGCGTGGTGGCAACGCTCGCCGCCATCATTGAGCAGGCCGAACGTGACATGGCCCTGGCCGGCGGGCACGGCGGGATTGTGGTGCCGCCCGGCGCGGTGATCTCAAGCCGCCATGGCCTGGCCCTGTGCGAAGCGGCGGTGACTCTGGCCCGACGCGCCGGCGCCACGGCGATCGTGGCCGTCACCAAGAAGGGCATGACGCCCCGCGTGCTGGCGGCGCTGCGCCCGGCATCCCGGATCATCGCGGCCACACCGAACCCGCAGACCGCCGCGAGGCTCGAGCTGGTGTGGGGTGTGACCCCGATGCTGACGCCGGCCGCCACACTCCCGGCCGTCCGTGAAATGTTGCTGGCCCGGGCGCTTGTGCCTGTGGGCGAGACCCTCGTGTTTGTGGCCATGCACGCCGGGCTGGGTCAAGAGGCCGATAACTTTCTCGTCGTCGAGCGGATGTGA